In Nicotiana tabacum cultivar K326 chromosome 17, ASM71507v2, whole genome shotgun sequence, one DNA window encodes the following:
- the LOC107770173 gene encoding kelch repeat-containing protein At3g27220-like isoform X2 — protein MVRSVGGKHSFSKPIILLLAFVALLGISLTRDFRSASSSPYISLASSWSRDKYRIVTANVSNNNDSPKVHSHVDVYNFSTDSWTESFEIPKDMANSHLGVATDGRYIYIVTGQYGPQCRGPTANTFVLDTETRKWESLPPLPAPRYAPATQLWKGRLHVIGGSKENRHTPGIDHWSLAVANGKALEKQWRTEVPIPRGGPHRACIAVDDHLYVIGGQEGDFMAKPGSPIFKCSRRFEVVYGDVYMLDEDMKWKGLPSMPKPNSHIECSWVIVNNSIVIVGGTTEKHPVTKRMILVGEVFRFDLNTLTWSVIGKMPYRAKTTLAGFWDGWLYFTSGQRDRGPDNPQPRKVVGDMWRTKLRLSH, from the exons ATGGTAAGATCAGTAGGAGGAAAACACAGTTTCTCAAAACCCATCATTCTTCTCTTAGCATTCGttgctcttcttggaatttcctTAACAAGGGATTTTCGTTCCGCTTCTTCCTCTCCTTATATTTCCCTTGCTAGCTCTTGGTCTCGTGACAAATACCGTATTGTTACTGCTAACGTCTCCAATAATAATGACTCTCCAAAG GTGCATTCTCATGTTGATGTGTACAACTTTTCAACCGATTCATGGACAGAGAGTTTTGAAATTCCAAAAGATATGGCGAACTCACATTTAGGGGTGGCTACTGATGGAAGATACATATATATTGTGACAGGACAATATGGTCCGCAATGCAGGGGCCCTACTGCAAATACATTTGTTTTGGACACAGAAACCAGAAAATGGGAAAGCTTGCCACCATTGCCAGCACCGAG GTATGCACCAGCAACTCAGCTTTGGAAAGGCAGACTCCATGTGATCGGTGGCAGTAAAGAGAATCGTCACACTCCTGGAATAGATCATTGGAGTCTTGCAGTAGCAAATGGCAAAGCCTTAGAGAAGCAATGGCGCACTGAAGTACCCATTCCTCGTGGAGGACCACATAG GGCTTGTATTGCTGTTGATGATCATCTTTATGTAATTGGTGGTCAAGAGGGCGATTTCATGGCCAAACCTGGCTCCCCTATCTTTAAATGCTCACGAAGGTTCGAG GTGGTTTATGGCGATGTTTATATGCTGGATGAAGATATGAAATGGAAAGGGTTGCCTTCTATGCCAAAGCCGAATTCGCATATAGAATGTTCTTGGGTTATTGTAAATAATTCTATTGTTATTGTTGGAGGCACAACAGAAAAGCATCCTGTGACCAAAAGGATGATCTTGGTCGGAGAGGTGTTCCGATTCGACCTGAACACACTG ACATGGTCCGTCATCGGAAAGATGCCATACCGTGCGAAGACGACATTGGCCGGGTTCTGGGATGGATGGTTGTACTTCACCTCTGGACAGCGGGATAGAGGACCAGATAATCCACAGCCCAGGAAAGTAGTAGGAGATATGTGGAGAACCAAATTGAGATTGTCACACTGA
- the LOC107770173 gene encoding kelch repeat-containing protein At3g27220-like isoform X1 — MVRSVGGKHSFSKPIILLLAFVALLGISLTRDFRSASSSPYISLASSWSRDKYRIVTANVSNNNDSPKIHEVGKSNRDRYPERALAMTYADLPAPELKWELMPSAPVPRLDGYSIQIKNLLYVFAGYANLDHVHSHVDVYNFSTDSWTESFEIPKDMANSHLGVATDGRYIYIVTGQYGPQCRGPTANTFVLDTETRKWESLPPLPAPRYAPATQLWKGRLHVIGGSKENRHTPGIDHWSLAVANGKALEKQWRTEVPIPRGGPHRACIAVDDHLYVIGGQEGDFMAKPGSPIFKCSRRFEVVYGDVYMLDEDMKWKGLPSMPKPNSHIECSWVIVNNSIVIVGGTTEKHPVTKRMILVGEVFRFDLNTLTWSVIGKMPYRAKTTLAGFWDGWLYFTSGQRDRGPDNPQPRKVVGDMWRTKLRLSH, encoded by the exons ATGGTAAGATCAGTAGGAGGAAAACACAGTTTCTCAAAACCCATCATTCTTCTCTTAGCATTCGttgctcttcttggaatttcctTAACAAGGGATTTTCGTTCCGCTTCTTCCTCTCCTTATATTTCCCTTGCTAGCTCTTGGTCTCGTGACAAATACCGTATTGTTACTGCTAACGTCTCCAATAATAATGACTCTCCAAAG ATTCATGAAGTAGGAAAAAGTAATAGGGATCGCTACCCGGAGAGAGCATTAGCAATGACCTATGCTGATTTGCCTGCTCCTGAATTAAAATGGGAACTAATGCCATCTGCACCTGTGCCTCGTTTGGATGGGTACTCAATTCAAATCAAGAATTTGCTTTATGTTTTTGCAGGATATGCAAATTTAGACCAT GTGCATTCTCATGTTGATGTGTACAACTTTTCAACCGATTCATGGACAGAGAGTTTTGAAATTCCAAAAGATATGGCGAACTCACATTTAGGGGTGGCTACTGATGGAAGATACATATATATTGTGACAGGACAATATGGTCCGCAATGCAGGGGCCCTACTGCAAATACATTTGTTTTGGACACAGAAACCAGAAAATGGGAAAGCTTGCCACCATTGCCAGCACCGAG GTATGCACCAGCAACTCAGCTTTGGAAAGGCAGACTCCATGTGATCGGTGGCAGTAAAGAGAATCGTCACACTCCTGGAATAGATCATTGGAGTCTTGCAGTAGCAAATGGCAAAGCCTTAGAGAAGCAATGGCGCACTGAAGTACCCATTCCTCGTGGAGGACCACATAG GGCTTGTATTGCTGTTGATGATCATCTTTATGTAATTGGTGGTCAAGAGGGCGATTTCATGGCCAAACCTGGCTCCCCTATCTTTAAATGCTCACGAAGGTTCGAG GTGGTTTATGGCGATGTTTATATGCTGGATGAAGATATGAAATGGAAAGGGTTGCCTTCTATGCCAAAGCCGAATTCGCATATAGAATGTTCTTGGGTTATTGTAAATAATTCTATTGTTATTGTTGGAGGCACAACAGAAAAGCATCCTGTGACCAAAAGGATGATCTTGGTCGGAGAGGTGTTCCGATTCGACCTGAACACACTG ACATGGTCCGTCATCGGAAAGATGCCATACCGTGCGAAGACGACATTGGCCGGGTTCTGGGATGGATGGTTGTACTTCACCTCTGGACAGCGGGATAGAGGACCAGATAATCCACAGCCCAGGAAAGTAGTAGGAGATATGTGGAGAACCAAATTGAGATTGTCACACTGA